In a genomic window of Thermoplasmatales archaeon:
- a CDS encoding PAS domain S-box protein, producing MLVEDATEKVVAENALKNSEKTFRTICENSLVGIIILKNKKPVYINKKFSEIIGYKIDKIKKNFFDLIHKDDIKNSGKLQRME from the coding sequence TTGCTTGTTGAGGATGCAACTGAAAAAGTAGTTGCTGAAAATGCTTTAAAAAATTCTGAAAAAACTTTCAGAACAATATGTGAAAATTCATTGGTGGGAATTATAATATTAAAGAATAAAAAGCCTGTTTATATTAATAAAAAATTCTCGGAGATTATAGGGTATAAAATAGATAAAATAAAGAAAAATTTCTTTGATTTAATTCACAAGGATGATATAAAAAATTCTGGAAAGTTACAAAGGATGGAGTAA
- a CDS encoding HAMP domain-containing histidine kinase, giving the protein MCCCEIDYKGKAYLLNAIDITKKKEMEIKLKETNEKMRKTLEKEKKFLEEISHYFFNPLCIAKGYLDLSIPLAEESLKRKLEITKEAIIRVENVVKHIVMEGRIYE; this is encoded by the coding sequence ATGTGCTGTTGCGAAATAGATTATAAAGGGAAGGCGTATCTTTTGAATGCAATAGATATAACGAAGAAAAAAGAAATGGAAATAAAATTAAAGGAAACAAATGAAAAAATGAGGAAAACTCTTGAAAAAGAGAAAAAATTTTTAGAGGAAATTTCTCACTACTTTTTTAATCCTCTTTGTATTGCAAAAGGTTATCTTGATCTTTCTATTCCACTTGCAGAAGAATCTTTGAAAAGAAAACTTGAAATAACCAAAGAAGCAATTATAAGAGTTGAAAATGTTGTAAAACATATTGTTATGGAAGGAAGGATATATGAATAA